In the genome of Candidatus Rhabdochlamydia sp. T3358, the window CTACAAACTTAAAACTACACACAGAGGATAACGAAGGGAGCACAGAGAGAAATTGTTGGTATAACTCGATAAAGGAGGGAAAAGGATCTAGTTTTCTATCCTCTTTGGTCACTTGCATTAAATGATTTAATAAATGTTCAGGATTAAACTTGTATTGAGAGAGTAAGAAATGCACTTGATTAGGGCTATACAAAGGACTTTTCATCTCTGTGCGCAGAACTTGTTTTACAGCGTATTGCAAAGTGGATAAATAGGCGTGTTCATCAGGATCATTAAGATTAAAACCATTTTGGGTTTCAAAGGCAAATTCCTGGATCAGTTTATAACAAAAGCTATGCAATGTATAAATAGAAGCATTATCAAAAAAGATCAGAGCAGACTCTATTCTTTCTTGCGCTTGTAAAAGCGCAGCATTGCCTTTTTCCAGAATAGCTTTTAGGTAATCGAGATCTGAGCTTTTCTCTCGGATATTCTTATAAAGGCGTTGTAGATTCTGGCGGATGCGCCGTTTTAATTCACGAGTTGCTTCTCTAGTAAAAGTGACTACTAGAATTTGTTCTATAGCAATGGGATCTTTTGCTTCAAGAATGAGTCTGGCAACTAGATGCTCAATTGCAAACGTTTTTCCTGTACCAGCAGAGGCTTCCAGAAAGTGAGGGCCAAATATAGGAAGATTACGATCGAGGATATCAAATTCTTTCATAGAGAGCCAATGAGTTCAAAAAACACATTTTTGAATATAGGGGTCCAGTAGTTCCAAGTTTTTTGAGCATCAAAATAAAATCCACGACGCTCTAACCACTTTTCATAAGCATCTTGTATTCTTGCTGAATTTGGGCAAAGATCATTTGTAAGAACTTTTTCAAAATCGCTTTGAGTTCCTAAAAGCAAGGTTTTAGCCCAAGTTGTTTTCAGAGGAGAGATAGTTTGACGAGCGTGAAAAAAATAGCCCAGGTATTTTTGCATAGATGAAATAGGGTCTTTGATTTCCAGAGATAAATAAGAGCTGTCTTTCAAAGAAAGCAAGGAGGCTTTTAAGTTCATTTGTGGTTGTAGGATCAGATAAATCAGATAAACAGGCCATATGTGAATCAAACCCTCTAAATGATTAGACCCTTTAGAAATAAGACCTTTTGTCGATAGATCTGTTAAAGTCCCAGTGATATGGATCTTTTGATTTTCAAAAGACAGCTCAATAGCAGGAGCTATCCAATTGCCACATTTGAGCTGCTCTATTTTCCTACATCTCGAAGATAGGCTGACACAGAAAAGAGAGCCTAGCTGTAGATCAAATCGAGAGAAGGTTTCTTGCATTTGCGCTACTTCCTCATGTAATTTTTTCAGAGTAAGATCTTTAAACAAACCCATAGGAAGTTTTCCTTGTGCTTCTAATTGCACAAGCAATTCATGTAAAGGTTTTGTGCGTACTTCCTTAGTGAAAATGGCTTTTTGATAGTTAGAAAATAAAAAATCACCATCAGGTTCTTCTTTTTCTAAGAATATCTGAAAGACATCCTGACAGAAAAACCGAATAGGATTTTTGGCTAATTTGTACAGCTGTTTTACATCAATTGTCGGAATCATTACAGGTTGTGTCTGATCTTGTACAAGAAAAGGCTTATTTTGTGAGCTAGGAAAATAATAAGACATAGCTGCTTGATAATCGGTTTGCGATTTTTTTATCTGAGAGCTTTCTTGAAAGTAGATAGAGTCAAAAGGCAGGTTTGGGTGATCGGTGATCTGCAGAGCTACGCAGGCTTGCAGTTCTTCGATAAGAAAAGAAAATCCTTTGGGTTTTTGATCTTTAGAATCTATTCTCTCATAGCTGAATAGAAGATGCTTTTGAGCAGAAAAGAGTGCTTCTAGTAATAAATAACGATCTTGTTCTGCACATGTAGGGATATGATCTGATCCCAGGTTTTGAGCTAGTTCTGATAAAGAAGAGCTTTGGAGCATGCGAGGAATGAGCTCTTCATCCATTCCTAATATCCAAATCACTTGGGAAGGATAGATACAGCCCTCTTGCAGGGAGCGAAAGTGGATCTGTCTTAAATGTTGTGTTTTTTGAAGTTTGGTTTTTTTATGAAGTAAACGATCCATAATACGTTCTATGCTCTCATAACTACGCAAAAGAGGGAAATGTTGAGACCTTTTCTGTAATTGTTTGATTTCTTGTAAAAACCCATCGTTTTCTACATCAAAATACTTCAATAAAAGGGTTTCTATATAGAGCAACCACGATCCAATAGTCATTTTTTCAGATTGCAAGGACGATAGGTCTTGTTGTAGAGATGCAAATACACATAAAAAATCAGAAAAAAGCTCTATATCGGTAAGAGCAATCACATCTATGGGCCAAGAGGATTCTAAAGGGGCTAGAGTAACAATGCCTAATAAAAGACGAGAGATACCAGCATCCCAATTAAAAGTTTCCCCTTCTTGACGAATGGAGGCTGCTTCTAACCATTGCTTAATTTGTTTGGACTGACCAGAGATCCAACCCTGTTTTGCACAAAAGATTGTTTCATCTAGTAAAGCATAAATAGAATTTAGAGAAAAATTTTCATCTAATACTTTCTTTAATAGAAGAAATCCATGAGTAGCTCCATTAGAAAAAATAGGTAAATTTTCTATGGTATAGGGAAGTTGATGATTTGCAAAAATCATTTCGATATAAGGAGCATATATTGTTATATCAGGAGCTAATACGATAACTTGATCAAGTGTAATAGAGGTTTTTTGTATAAGAGTTATGAGAGTGTCAAAAAGAACTTCTATTTCTCTAAGTTTTGTAGGGGCACTATGTAATTGCAGTGAAGAATCAGCTTGGGAGATGGGCTCTGTGCGTTCAAAGCAAAGAATCTGTTCTTGCAGTTTTTGTAGGTTGTTATTTTCTTTTTTTAATTCGTAGATTTCTGTACTTGTTAAAGAGAAGAGATCAAGACTTTTTAAGAGCGCTCTTCCTAGTTTACCCCAATTAGCCAATAGAGGATGCGCTGCTGCATCGTAATGATTTAGTTCTTCTCTTTTCTCAATGCTGATTCCTCTTTGGGCTAGTTTTTTTCGTAAATAGGATCTTTCGCGATCTGTGTGAACGTCTTCCCAAAAAAGCTCACAAGGAGAAAAAAAATAAAAAAGAGCACTTGTTTGTTTGAGTATATGTAAATAAGAAAGAGGAAGAAAAGAAAACCCAAATACAAAAATGGATCTATTCTGTGGTTGCAAAAATCTAGCAGCTTCTAGGGGATAAGTCCAGTTGAAATGAGAAGAAAATATTTGATTCCATAATGTTTGTTGCCAACCTGGTTCCTTAACCCAGGTAGATAAAAAATGCAGTCCATAAGTACCGTATTCTTCGAATATATTAGACAAATGATCACTAAGACCTATGATTCTTTTACTTCTTTTAGATCCCTCTTCACAAGCAATATAGGAATAGAGTTTGCTCATTTCCTCTTTTTGCCAAGATTGTTCGATGATCTCTTCTAATGCCAGAGAAATTTCTATAGAATCCGGTATTTTTTTTCCAAAAGGCAGTAGCCATTCATTGGTAGCCTGCTTTAAAGAAAGAAATTGTATGCCTGTAACAATTCCTAATTCTTTTGCAAAAAAGTCAATGAGATAGTCCTTAATAGGCTGACTAGGTGTAATAATAATTTTTTTACTAAAAGGGTGAATAGAAGAAACAATTAAATCTTGTTTTAATTTATCGGCAAGTCTTTCTATATCTTGGCTAAATGTACAGTGTAGAGTAGTTGAAGGACAAGAGATCTCTTCTTTACAAGATTTCATTCTCGCTCTCTTTTGTTGAGCTTGTTATAGTGGATGGGAAGAATCCATTTTAATCTTAGTATACTATTTTTATGCGTTTTAGACAGCTTTTTAAAAGGATCCCCTCTTTTTCCAAAACAGGCCGTTGTTCTTTAGCTTGTTTAAATGTGGCTCAAGCGCTAGGGGTTGTGAATGATAATATTTTTAAATTCACAATGGTGTTCTTGCTGATTGAAACTTTAGGAGCTGCGGAAGCAAGTTCTATTCTCTCAGCAACAGGCGCCATTTATGTAATCCCTTTTTTACTTTTTTCTTCTTATGCAGGGATTTTAGCAGATCGCTTAAGCAAACAGAAGTTGCTTGTTTTTATGAAAGGAATAGAGGTTCTTGCCATGGGTATCGCCATTGTTGCTTTTGCAGCAAAAGCTCCTTGGCTCTGTTATAGCCTTTTATTTATTTTAGCTATTCACAGTGCTGTAATGAGTCCTTCTAAATACGGGATGATTCCAGAGCTTGTTTCTCAACATGTGGTTCCTCGAGCAAATGGATTAATCACTTCAACATCCTATCTTGCTATTATTTTCGGTACTTTTTTAGCTTCTTTTTTAACAGAAAAGACCCATAGTCAATTTACTTGGGTTGCATGCATTTGTTTCATGATTGCGATAGGAGGTTTTTTTGCTGCTTTAGGCATTAAGAAAACACCGGAGCAAGCGACAAAAGTAAAGGCTCATCCTTTTTTTTTAAAAGAAATTTACTATACTTTGAAAATTGCCTCTTTGACACCTCATTTAGTCACAGCCATCTTTAGTTCAGCATTTTTTTTATTCGTGGGCGCTTTTACACAACTTAATGTCATTCCTTTTGCCATCCAAACCTTGCATTTAAGCGATATTGCAGGAGGGTATTTGTTTTTAGTTTCTGCTTTAGGCATTGCTGCAGGAGCTTTTTTAGCAGGAAAGCTTTCTCGATATAAAACGGCTTTAGGACTTTCTTGTGTGGCCTGTTTGGGTATTGCCATTAATTTTTTCTTCTTATCGATTACAAAAAGTTTACCTCTTGTTGTTATCTCTCTGATTTTAATTGGTGCATTTGGAGGATTGTTTGCTGTGCCTTTTGACACATTTATTCAACTCAATAGCAAAGATGAAAGAAGAGGACAAATGATTGCAGCTGCTAACTTTTTTAGCTTCACAGGAGTATTTATTGCTTCTCTTCTTCTTTATATATTTAGTCAATTTTTAGAGCTCTCTTCTGCTAATGGCTTTGCTGCTGTTGCTGCGCTTACCCTTCTGGTTTTTTTGATATTAGTCTCTCGATTATCTGAATTTTTCTTTTCCCTTTTAGCAAAAATATTCTTTTTTTTCTCTTCTCCGTGTCGCATGGAGCTTTCTTCTTTGGAGGCAAACTTTTCCGCAATATTGATTTTAGAAAAAGCTTCTTTTCGCAAAGCCTTTTTTTTAGCAGCTGAATTTCCTATGATGCATTTTCTTTTTCCTTCTAATAGATCTAAACAACCTTGGTATTGTCGCTTTGTATATTCTCTGCATGCAGCCCCTAAAGGGTTAGATACACAAGAGCTGATTGCTTATGCGCAAACGCAACTTCTTCCAGAAAGACCCATTTGTTTATTTTTTAGAAAAACTTTTCAAATCTCTACATCGACTATATATGGATGGATTGAGCTATTTCAAACCGAACCTCTGGTCTTTTTTGTCCGCTTTTATAAAGAAAAGACGGGTTGGGTTTGCAAATTAGAAAAAAAAGATTAATTTTTTTTAAGTTTGCTTATCATAGAAGTCTAAAAATTAAGAGGTAAAAATGCTGACTTTGAGTCTGTAGAAGGTTTGTTTCACATCAAACATCAACATCCTCGTATCATATTATTAGAAGACATTCTGCGTGAAGTCGATGGTAAATACGTCCATTCAGATAAGAGAGTTCTCTTTAAATTTTGTGTATTTTTGTTGCTGAAAAACCTATATGTGAAGCCTGTTATAAAACCAGGAAAACGCTTATCGCTTTTTAGCTTTAGTTTTGAGGCAAAAAAAAGAACTCCGGCCATATATGACCGGATTTTTGTATCTTTGGAGGATAGGAAATAATTTAAACTAAAATAAAGTATTTATTTTACACAGAAGCTTTTTTAGCTGCTGTGCTTAGGCGAGCCTTAAGACGGCTGGCTTTATTGATTTTAAATACCCCTTTTTTAACTCCTTTATCCATTAAGCTATAAACTTCATTGAGTTTTTCTTGAATGGAGGAAGCATCTTTTTGAGAAAGAGCTTCTTTCAAAGATCTTGAGGCACTACCCACTCTTGCTTTAAGTGCGCGATTGCATAGATTGCGCTTTTTGCTTTGTATATTGCGTTTTTCTGCACTAGGACGCTTTACTACCTGCTTGTCTTTTTTTTCATTTGCCATAAGTTTTCCTTTGGACTTAAAGATGGAAGAAATATAACCTAAAGGAGCATAATTCGTCAAAATGCTTTTAAGGTAAACTTTCAGATAAAATTTATTTTATGATAGGTTGTGGGTAATAATTGCTGCTTTAAGCCGCTTAATCGATAGTAGCATTTTAAAGTCGCCTCTATCTTAAACAAAAGCGCAAAAAGAGTTCTATAGAAAAAGTTTTCCTGTTAAAAAAATTATACAAACTTTTATCTTATTGGGGATAACGCAGGTAGTCTACTTTTAAAAAAAAAATTTACAGTTTTAATAGAAAAAGTAGACTTTTGATGTTAAACAATTTTATAAGGGGATAATAAATATAGAGTAGCTTGACAATAAGAAAGATTATTATCAAAATCGATTCATAATTTACTTAAATTAATTAGAGTCACATGTCAAAAGGGTCATTTAATAATTTGTTTACACAACAGCATCAACAAAAAGTCGAAGAACTTGTCGCTATAGCTAAAGAGCAAGGGTATATCACGTACGAGGAAATTAATGAAATTTTGCCTATGACGTTCGATTCTGCTGAACAGATCGACCAGGTTTTAATTTTCTTAAGCGGTATGGATATTCAAATCCTTAATCAAGTTGAAGTAGAAAGACAAAAAGAGCGAAAAAAAGAAGCAAAGGAACTGGAAGGATTACCTAAGAGGTCTGAGACAACCTCCGATGACCCAGTACGTATGTACCTGAAAGAGATGGGATCGGTTCCCCTACTGACCAGAGAAGAAGAGGTTGAAATTTCTAAGCGGATTGAGAAAGCGCAAATTCAAATAGAAAAAATTATTATGCGTTTTCGTTATTCAACGCGTGAGACCATCTCCATTGCTAACTATCTCATTTCCTCTAAAGAGCGTTTCGATAAGATTATCTCAGAGAAAGAAGTAGAGGACAAAAACAATTATGTAATCGTGCTTCCTAAGCTATGCATGTTGCTTAGACAAGAAGATCAAATCTTAGAAAATCTTTTGCGTGAACTCTTTAGTACAGAAGAGAAAAAAATCGATAAAGTAAAACTCGCAGAAGAAATCGAAAAGTGCCGTATTCGAACTCAAGCTTATTTGAGACGAATGCACTTTCGTCACAATATCATTGAAGATTTTGGCGAGGTGATCCTTAACGCTTATGAGCGATTTCTCATATTGGAAAAAGAGATTCAGGAATTGATTCCTCGGGCAGAGAAAAATAAGTTTGCTGCAGGGAAGTTGCGTGCGATAAGGCGTAAATTATTAAATCGTGAATTAGCTGCAGGACGCACGTTAGACGAGTTTAAAAAAGATGTTCGCATGTTGCAGCGTTGGATGGATAAGAGTCAAGAAGCCAAAAGAGAGATGGTAGAATCCAATTTGCGCTTGGTGATTTCTATTGCTAAAAAATATACCAACCGCGGTTTGTCCTTTTTGGATTTGATCCAAGAAGGAAATATGGGGTTGATGAAAGCTGTAGAAAAATTTGAATATCGACGTGGTTATAAATTTTCTACTTATGCTACTTGGTGGATTCGTCAAGCTGTAACTCGCGCAATCGCTGATCAGGCAAGAACCATCCGTATTCCTGTGCATATGATAGAAACAATTAATAAGGTTTTACGCGGAGCTAAAAAGCTCATGATGGAGACAGGTCGAGAGCCTACTCCTGAGGAGCTCGCTGTAGAACTGGGTATAACTCCTGAGCGTGTGCGTGAAATTTATAAAATCGCCCAACATCCTATTTCTCTACAAGCAGAGGTGGGAGATGGAGGAGAAAGCCAATTTGGAGATTTTCTAGAAGATACAGCTATTGAATCACCAGCTGAAGCAACGGGCTATGCGATTTTAAAAGATAAAATTAATGAAGTGCTTGCTACTTTGACGGATCGAGAGCGCACGGTATTAATGGAACGTTTTGGTCTTATTGATGGCAAACCCAAAACCTTAGAAGAAGTAGGGGTACGTTTTAAGGTTACCAGAGAGCGTGTCAGACAAATCGAAGCAAAAGCGCTACGTAAAATGCGTCATCCTACGCGTGCTAAACAATTGCAGGCTTTCTTGGATCTATTGGAAGAGGAATAAATTGTTCATTCGCTCTGCTGAGCAATTTTTTGAAGCTGTTTTTTCTAAAGGAGGGCCATTACAAAAACTGCCTAGATTTGAAATTCGAACTGGGCAAAAAGAAATGGCTCTTTTGATTCACAATGCCTATCAATCTCAAGAAATTGCTTGTATTGAAGCAGGAACCGGTACCGGCAAAAGCTTAGCATACCTATTGCCAGCAATCTATTGGGCTATTCAGCACAAAAAACGCACTGTGATTTCTACTCATACTATTGCACTACAAGAGCAGTTGATGAGTAAGGATATCCCTTTTTTACTCAAAGCCTTGCAGATCGATCTAAAAGTTTCTTTAGCAAAAGGGATGAATAATTACCTATGTTTAAAGAAACTAAAAATATTAGAAGAACAAATTTTGTTCTTTCCTGAACAAGAGATCAGACTGTTGCAAGCCTCACTTAAAACAGCTGAGGAAGGCACTCGTTCAGAAATGCCGTTTAAAGTTTCCCAGCCCATTTGGGATAAAGTATCGGCAGAAAGAGACAGCTGTGATCACATTAGGTGTCCTCACTACAAGGAATGCTATTTTTTCAAAGCTCGCAAGCAAGCCCTAGAATCACAGCTTATTATTGTTAACCATCATCTTTTATTAGCTGACTATAAATCTAGATTACAGCAAGTCAAAGACTCTCCTCTTCCTCCTTATGAATATCTGATCGTCGATGAGGCACACCATTTAGAATTAATTGCTCTACAAAGCAGTGCGCAGCGATTAGATAAGCGCTATCTTTTATATCTTTTATCTCGTTTATTTTCAGAAACCCAACCAGATAGCTCTTTGTGTAGACTGATTAGAAAAGATCTTTTAGGGCTGAATCGGTACTCTTTAGAGCTCCAGCAAAAAATAGAAGTTGATATACTCGGGCAAAAAAAAGTTTGTAGTTTGCAAATAGAGCAGGTTTTTACACATGATTGTTTTAGTAAAATAGATGCTAAATATCGCATTACAGATGCCTTTAGACAAACCTCTATTTGGGAGGAAGAGATCCTGCCATCTCTTTGTATGCTAGCAAAAGAGCTCATGGGACTTGCTGTTATCGTTCAGGGTTTAAAGCAAGAGTTAGATCAATACTCGGAAGAAAAGATCCATACACATGCACTAGAGTTGCATTCTCTTAAAAACCGTTTAGAAGAAGAGAGTAAAAAAATTTCTCTATTTTGTGTACATGATCCAAGCGCAAAAAGAGTACAATGGCTAGAAAGAACAGCTCAGAGTTTCACTTATGTAGATGCAAATCTAGATGTAGCTCTTTTTTTGGGTAAGCAATTTTTTACTCCTTTACATGCAGCTGTTTTATGTAGTGCAACGCTTACTACTCAAAATAGCTTTTCTTTTGTAAAACGCACCTTAGGGCTAGATCAAATAGATAAGGTAGTTCAGGAAAAGATCTATCCTTCTCCTTTTTCTTTTGATACCCAAGCGCTTTTTTTGGTTCCCAAGGATATCCCTCTGCCCTCAGATCCGGACTTTTTGTTACATATTGTGCAAGCAATAGAAGAAATAATAGCGATTACTCAAGGGAGTGTATTTGTGCTATTTACCTCTTTTGAGATGCTACACGATTGTTTTCAAAGATTGCAGAGCTCCTATCCCCTACTTAAACAAGGGGATCTTCCTCGGCATATGTTGCTTGAAAAGTTTAAACAAACCCCAGGACAAGTGTTGCTAGCTACAGACTCTTTTTGGGAGGGGGTTGATGTTCCAGGAGATGCGCTAAAATGTGTGATAATTGTAAAACTTCCGTTTGCTGTTCCTTCTGATCCTTTACATGAGGCCTATATAGAAGCGATGAAACAAGATGGCAAAAACCCTTTTTTGGAATACAGTGTGCCTCAAGCTATTATTCAGTTTAAACAAGGTTTTGGAAGGCTGCTTAGATCACAGCAAGATAGAGGGTGCATAGTATGCTTAGATCATCGTCTCTTAAGTAAATCCTATGGTAAGCTTTTCTTAAAGAGTCTTCCTTCTTGCAAAAATTACTTTGGCTCAAAAGAAGAGGTGTATGAACAAATGAGAGTTTTTTATAAGAATGAAAGAAATATCGAGATCTCTACTCGATAATTAATTCTTAAGAGACTTCACTTAAGACTTTAGATATATTTTTTTGGATAAGGGAGCATGGAGAGAAGCTAACATGACAATCTTCTCCTTTTGTATAAGGATTTACTATTTCATACAGTCTT includes:
- a CDS encoding exodeoxyribonuclease V subunit gamma; the encoded protein is MKSCKEEISCPSTTLHCTFSQDIERLADKLKQDLIVSSIHPFSKKIIITPSQPIKDYLIDFFAKELGIVTGIQFLSLKQATNEWLLPFGKKIPDSIEISLALEEIIEQSWQKEEMSKLYSYIACEEGSKRSKRIIGLSDHLSNIFEEYGTYGLHFLSTWVKEPGWQQTLWNQIFSSHFNWTYPLEAARFLQPQNRSIFVFGFSFLPLSYLHILKQTSALFYFFSPCELFWEDVHTDRERSYLRKKLAQRGISIEKREELNHYDAAAHPLLANWGKLGRALLKSLDLFSLTSTEIYELKKENNNLQKLQEQILCFERTEPISQADSSLQLHSAPTKLREIEVLFDTLITLIQKTSITLDQVIVLAPDITIYAPYIEMIFANHQLPYTIENLPIFSNGATHGFLLLKKVLDENFSLNSIYALLDETIFCAKQGWISGQSKQIKQWLEAASIRQEGETFNWDAGISRLLLGIVTLAPLESSWPIDVIALTDIELFSDFLCVFASLQQDLSSLQSEKMTIGSWLLYIETLLLKYFDVENDGFLQEIKQLQKRSQHFPLLRSYESIERIMDRLLHKKTKLQKTQHLRQIHFRSLQEGCIYPSQVIWILGMDEELIPRMLQSSSLSELAQNLGSDHIPTCAEQDRYLLLEALFSAQKHLLFSYERIDSKDQKPKGFSFLIEELQACVALQITDHPNLPFDSIYFQESSQIKKSQTDYQAAMSYYFPSSQNKPFLVQDQTQPVMIPTIDVKQLYKLAKNPIRFFCQDVFQIFLEKEEPDGDFLFSNYQKAIFTKEVRTKPLHELLVQLEAQGKLPMGLFKDLTLKKLHEEVAQMQETFSRFDLQLGSLFCVSLSSRCRKIEQLKCGNWIAPAIELSFENQKIHITGTLTDLSTKGLISKGSNHLEGLIHIWPVYLIYLILQPQMNLKASLLSLKDSSYLSLEIKDPISSMQKYLGYFFHARQTISPLKTTWAKTLLLGTQSDFEKVLTNDLCPNSARIQDAYEKWLERRGFYFDAQKTWNYWTPIFKNVFFELIGSL
- a CDS encoding MFS transporter; amino-acid sequence: MRFRQLFKRIPSFSKTGRCSLACLNVAQALGVVNDNIFKFTMVFLLIETLGAAEASSILSATGAIYVIPFLLFSSYAGILADRLSKQKLLVFMKGIEVLAMGIAIVAFAAKAPWLCYSLLFILAIHSAVMSPSKYGMIPELVSQHVVPRANGLITSTSYLAIIFGTFLASFLTEKTHSQFTWVACICFMIAIGGFFAALGIKKTPEQATKVKAHPFFLKEIYYTLKIASLTPHLVTAIFSSAFFLFVGAFTQLNVIPFAIQTLHLSDIAGGYLFLVSALGIAAGAFLAGKLSRYKTALGLSCVACLGIAINFFFLSITKSLPLVVISLILIGAFGGLFAVPFDTFIQLNSKDERRGQMIAAANFFSFTGVFIASLLLYIFSQFLELSSANGFAAVAALTLLVFLILVSRLSEFFFSLLAKIFFFFSSPCRMELSSLEANFSAILILEKASFRKAFFLAAEFPMMHFLFPSNRSKQPWYCRFVYSLHAAPKGLDTQELIAYAQTQLLPERPICLFFRKTFQISTSTIYGWIELFQTEPLVFFVRFYKEKTGWVCKLEKKD
- the rpsT gene encoding 30S ribosomal protein S20, with the protein product MANEKKDKQVVKRPSAEKRNIQSKKRNLCNRALKARVGSASRSLKEALSQKDASSIQEKLNEVYSLMDKGVKKGVFKINKASRLKARLSTAAKKASV
- a CDS encoding RNA polymerase sigma factor; protein product: MSKGSFNNLFTQQHQQKVEELVAIAKEQGYITYEEINEILPMTFDSAEQIDQVLIFLSGMDIQILNQVEVERQKERKKEAKELEGLPKRSETTSDDPVRMYLKEMGSVPLLTREEEVEISKRIEKAQIQIEKIIMRFRYSTRETISIANYLISSKERFDKIISEKEVEDKNNYVIVLPKLCMLLRQEDQILENLLRELFSTEEKKIDKVKLAEEIEKCRIRTQAYLRRMHFRHNIIEDFGEVILNAYERFLILEKEIQELIPRAEKNKFAAGKLRAIRRKLLNRELAAGRTLDEFKKDVRMLQRWMDKSQEAKREMVESNLRLVISIAKKYTNRGLSFLDLIQEGNMGLMKAVEKFEYRRGYKFSTYATWWIRQAVTRAIADQARTIRIPVHMIETINKVLRGAKKLMMETGREPTPEELAVELGITPERVREIYKIAQHPISLQAEVGDGGESQFGDFLEDTAIESPAEATGYAILKDKINEVLATLTDRERTVLMERFGLIDGKPKTLEEVGVRFKVTRERVRQIEAKALRKMRHPTRAKQLQAFLDLLEEE
- a CDS encoding helicase C-terminal domain-containing protein → MFIRSAEQFFEAVFSKGGPLQKLPRFEIRTGQKEMALLIHNAYQSQEIACIEAGTGTGKSLAYLLPAIYWAIQHKKRTVISTHTIALQEQLMSKDIPFLLKALQIDLKVSLAKGMNNYLCLKKLKILEEQILFFPEQEIRLLQASLKTAEEGTRSEMPFKVSQPIWDKVSAERDSCDHIRCPHYKECYFFKARKQALESQLIIVNHHLLLADYKSRLQQVKDSPLPPYEYLIVDEAHHLELIALQSSAQRLDKRYLLYLLSRLFSETQPDSSLCRLIRKDLLGLNRYSLELQQKIEVDILGQKKVCSLQIEQVFTHDCFSKIDAKYRITDAFRQTSIWEEEILPSLCMLAKELMGLAVIVQGLKQELDQYSEEKIHTHALELHSLKNRLEEESKKISLFCVHDPSAKRVQWLERTAQSFTYVDANLDVALFLGKQFFTPLHAAVLCSATLTTQNSFSFVKRTLGLDQIDKVVQEKIYPSPFSFDTQALFLVPKDIPLPSDPDFLLHIVQAIEEIIAITQGSVFVLFTSFEMLHDCFQRLQSSYPLLKQGDLPRHMLLEKFKQTPGQVLLATDSFWEGVDVPGDALKCVIIVKLPFAVPSDPLHEAYIEAMKQDGKNPFLEYSVPQAIIQFKQGFGRLLRSQQDRGCIVCLDHRLLSKSYGKLFLKSLPSCKNYFGSKEEVYEQMRVFYKNERNIEISTR